In Drosophila bipectinata strain 14024-0381.07 chromosome 2R, DbipHiC1v2, whole genome shotgun sequence, one genomic interval encodes:
- the LOC108132024 gene encoding peptidyl-prolyl cis-trans isomerase-like 3 — protein MSVTLHTDVGDLKIELFCDACPKACENFLALCASDYYSGCVFIRNIKGFIVQTGDPTNTGKNGQSIWGQKFDDEFKETIKHTDRGMVSMANNGPNANASQFFITYAAQPNLDLKYTLFGRVIDGFDALDELEKLPVNPKNYRPHVDKKINGVTIHANPLAA, from the exons ATG TCTGTTACGTTGCATACTGACGTGGGCGACCTTAAGATCGAGCTCTTCTGCGACGCCTGCCCCAAGGCCTGCGAGAACTTCCTCGCCTTGTGCGCCAGCGACTACTACAGCGGATGTGTGTTTATCCGCAATATCAAAGGATTCATAGTCCAGACTGGTGATCCCACCAACACCGGAAAGAACGGACAGTCCATTTGGGGACAGAAGTTTGATGACGAGTTCAAAGAAACCATAAAG CACACGGATCGGGGAATGGTGTCCATGGCCAACAATGGTCCCAACGCCAATGCCAGCCAGTTCTTCATCACGTATGCAGCCCAACCGAATCTTGACCTGAAGTACACCCTCTTCGGCCGTGTTATAGATGGATTCGACGCCTTGGACGAGCTGGAAAAGCTGCCCGTGAATCCCAAAAACTACCGGCCCCATGTGGACAAAAAGATCAACGGCGTCACGATCCATGCGAATCCACTGGCTGCGTGA
- the LOC138926166 gene encoding putative ATP-dependent RNA helicase BoYb, with amino-acid sequence MALLGDKILSGESVFVIYGSKRSLDYFPFPEIVQLLEKKESGVLILVATREQKLKLRELICKELREKGSSNFLERKLLIETPAQLQDQLQTGPNQIPLNINSFGSLVFHELDKLVEYNDATFEELKQELFSALSHPQLIVTTGCWNRNLLGGLLERSNQNFVILKDALEAAVYSDLAMTIEWANDSAEKVQLLHSYLESFRPAQYRTLIYAANANELANKMPNIRTLEHQGRASKNAIKNWQEETKGQVLVLEKHSPELKLDQIESNVHFDMPKTWNQFRERFGVFKEDPPLQSLVVLDKETRHFLPHLVEFQQRHGGVISEKIAAEHVQLRQDREISSASRQCVICPVLLLYGRCRTLTCQYRHLLGEVDRSVLSTVPKEGRIQFKVLKICTPTHFASRLLTLKADESTVCVKYPQKEVQELLEKHYSKPENIEELREPLLQDICAYKCSDGRFERVSITFLPHNSRDSDIRVKNLDSNTAIYHVKPQELVQLPEDLKNLPPTALDIRLVGCIPFNGEETWQSLDLQTVGEFIKEGDVCEATICFSLSHTIFVEQLVVKQGSYRDLLERKKLSRYDNEICNCLKKLCNE; translated from the exons ATGGCATTGTTGGGCGACAAAATACTGTCCGGCGAGTCTGTATTTGTGATTTATGGAAGCAAAAGGAGTCTGgattattttccatttccagaaATTGTTCAGCTTTTAGAGAAAAAGGAaagtggagttcttatattgGTAGCTACGCGGGAGCAGAAGCTTAAACTGAGGGAACTGATCTGCAAGGAGCTTAGGGAAAAAGGTTCCAGTAACTTCTTAGAGAGAAAACTTTTAATAGAAACGCCGGCCCAGTTACAAGACCAACTCCAAACAGGACCGAACCAAATACCCCTCAATATAAATAGCTTTGGAAGCCTTGTGTTCCACGAATTGGATAAACTTGTGGAATATAATGACGCTACATTTGAGGAATTAAAACAGGAACTTTTCAGCGCACTTAGTCATCCCCAACTCATAGTCACCACTGGCTGCTGGAATCGAAACCTCTTGGGTGGTCTTCTAGAGCGTTCCAACCagaattttgtaattttaaagGATGCTTTGGAAGCAGCTGTCTATTCCGACTTGGCCATGACAATTGAGTGGGCCAATGATTCAGCAGAAAAGGTACAGCTACTGCACTCCTACCTGGAGTCCTTCAGACCGGCCCAATATCGCACCCTAATTTATGCTGCGAATGCAAATGAATTGGCAAATAAAATGCCAAATATTAGAACCCTTGAGCATCAAGGTAGAGCGAGTAAAAATGCGATTAAAAATTGGCAAGAGGAG ACCAAGGGCCAAGTTCTGGTGCTGGAAAAGCACTCACCCGAACTCAAGTTGGACCAAATAGAAAGCAATGTTCACTTCGACATGCCCAAGACATGGAACCAATTCAGGGAAcgctttggtgtttttaaggAGGACCCGCCCCTTCAGTCTCTAGTTGTGCTGGACAAGGAAACCAGACATTTTTTACCTCATCTCGTAGAGTTCCAGCAGAGACACGGTGGTGTCATAAGCGAGAAAATCGCCGCCGAACATGTACAGTTGCGACAGGATCGGGAAATATCGAGCGCCAGCCGTCAATGTGTCATATGCCCAGTTCTGCTACTCTACGGCCGCTGCAGGACTCTTACCTGCCAATACCGTCATTTGTTGGGCGAAGTTGACAGAAGTGTACTCTCGACTGTACCAAAGGAAGGACGAATTCAATTCAAAGTGCTCAAG ATCTGCACACCAACCCACTTTGCAAGTCGGTTATTAACCCTAAAAGCAGATGAAAGTACAGTCTGTGTTAAATATCCACAAAAGGAAGTTCAAGAACTATTAGAAAAGCATTACTCCAAACCGGAGAACATCGAAGAATTAAGAGAACCCCTTCTTCAGGATATCTGTGCTTACAAATGCTCTGATGGCAGATTTGAAAGAGTTTCCATAACATTTTTGCCCCACAACTCGAGAGATTCCGACATTCGGGTTAAAAATTTAGATTCCAATACAGCCATATATCATGTGAAGCCCCAGGAGCTGGTACAGCTACCTGAGGACCTTAAAAATCTTCCCCCTACGGCCTTGGACATAAGGCTGGTGGGCTGTATTCCTTTCAATGGAGAGGAGACCTGGCAAAGCCTCGATCTGCAAACAGTTGGAGAGTTTATTAAAGAAGGCGATGTTTGCGAAGCAACCATTTGCTTCTCCCTATCACATACCATATTTGTAGAGCAATTAGTGGTAAAACAGGGAAGCTATAGGGACCTTCTAGAGCGAAAAAAACTAAGCAGATACGATAATGAAATATGCAATTGCCTGAAAAAGTTGTGCAATGAATAA
- the whd gene encoding carnitine O-palmitoyltransferase 1, liver isoform isoform X2 — protein sequence MAEAHAAVAFSFAITHEGFDINYDHEVLNLVWNSGVRSWKKRVARARNGVRNGVYPAHIQSLWLITAIALGLHFAGYQAPFNLTNRILEHLPSNTVNWQVTASFLAALVVWLSICFTMRYTLKLLLMYKGWMYESRAPGSRVSLPTMLWVAVVRVLSSWNKPGLYSFQGSLPRLPLPSVKDTMSRYLRSVRPLLDDDNYTRMERLAKEFEQTIGKKLQWYLILKSWWSTNYVSDWWEEYVYLRGRSPLCVNSNFYGTDAIFMNLTSIQAARAANVVSLLLNFRKLIEHQELQPIMVQGMIPLCSWQYERTFNTARVPGLETDRIVHYRDSNHIVVLHKGCYYKMLIYYKGRTLRPCELQVQIEEILKAKATPLSGEEHLAALTAWNRSKWAEARNTFFSRGANHVSLRTIESAAFVLSLDDEPFEFDLARPELLDNFGKKLLHGNGYNRWFDKCFTVCVGTNGRVGFNAEHTWADAPVLGHLWEYIFGDDIYGYDESGNTKGTPEFQPPTPTRLNWDLTPCLTQIEEATIDVTKLINEVNLRILVHQEYGKGFMKKCRISPDAYIQMALQLAYYRDAGRFSLTYEASMTRLFREGRTETVRPCTIESSAWVKAMQNPNTSNDERVKMMQAACDRHQLGYQDAMCGRGIDRHLFCLYVVSKYLEVDSPFLNEVLSEPWRLSTSQTPHGQTPKMDLKKHPNCISAGGGFGPVADDGYGVSYIIAGENLIFFHISAKTTCQQTDVHRFSQNISQALADIRTMFEQHMKDHPKPAKKLTNGST from the exons ATGGCTGAAGCCCATGCCGCCGTCGCCTTCTCCTTTGCCATCACCCACGAGGGCTTCGACATCAACTATGACCACGAGGTGCTCAACTTGGTGTGGAACTCGGGTGTGCGCTCCTGGAAAAAGCGTGTGGCCCGCGCACGG AACGGCGTGCGCAATGGTGTCTATCCGGCCCACATTCAGAGCCTTTGGCTGATTACGGCCATTGCCCTGGGCCTGCACTTCGCCGGCTATCAGGCACCCTTCAATCTCACCAACCGGATACTGGAACACCTGCCCTCCAACACGGTCAACTGGCAGGTGACCGCCTCTTTCCTGGCCGCCTTGGTGGTCTGGCTCTCCATTTGCTTCACCATGCGGTACACCCTGAAGCTCCTGCTTATGTACAAGGGCTGGATGTACGAGTCCAGAGCTCCCGGAAGCCGTGTCTCGTTGCCCACTATGTTGTGGGTGGCCGTGGTGCGGGTACTCTCCAGCTGGAACAAGCCAGGATTGTACAGTTTCCAGGGCTCCCTGCCTAGACTGCCACTGCCCTCGGTGAAGGACACGATGTCGCGGTATTTGCGCAGTGTCCGACCTCTTTTGGACGATGATAACTACACGCGAATGGAGCGCCTGGCCAAGGAGTTCGAGCAGACCATCGGCAAGAAGCTGCAGTGGTACCTCATCCTCAAGAGCTGGTGGTCCACCAACTACGTGTCCGATTGGTGGGAGGAGTACGTCTATCTGCGCGGTCGCAGTCCCCTCTGCGTCAATAGTAACTTCTATGGCACGGATGCTATTTTCATGAACCTCACCAGCATCCAGGCGGCTCGTGCGGCCAACGTGGTATCTCTTCTCCTTAACTTCCGGAAATTAATTGAACATCAAGAACTTCAGCCA atcATGGTCCAGGGCATGATCCCCCTCTGCTCCTGGCAATACGAGCGCACCTTCAACACTGCCCGTGTTCCTGGTCTGGAAACCGATCGCATTGTCCACTACCGTGACTCCAATCACATTGTTGTCCTCCACAAGGGTTGCTACTACAAGATGCTCATCTACTACAAGGGTCGCACCCTCCGTCCCTGTGAGCTGCAAGT TCAAATCGAGGAGATTCTGAAGGCAAAGGCCACTCCATTGTCGGGTGAGGAGCACCTGGCTGCCCTGACCGCCTGGAACCGATCCAAATGGGCCGAGGCCCGCAACACCTTCTTCTCGAGGGGCGCCAATCATGTGTCCCTGCGCACCATTGAGTCCGCCGCCTTTGTGCTCTCCCTGGACGACGAACCCTTCGAGTTCGACCTGGCCCGTCCAGAGCTGTTGGACAACTTTGGCAAGAAACTGCTCCACGGCAACGGCTACAATCGTTGGTTCGACAAGTGCTTCACCGTATGCGTGGGCACCAACGGACGCGTTGGCTTCAACGCCGAGCACACCTG GGCCGATGCACCGGTTTTGGGCCATCTATGGGAATATATATTTGGTGATGATATATATGG ATATGACGAGTCTGGTAACACGAAGGGCACCCCTGAATTCCAGCCTCCCACTCCAACTCGCCTCAACTGGGATCTGACGCCCTGTCTGACCCAAATCGAGGAGGCCACCATCGACGTGACCAAGCTGATCAACGAGGTCAACCTGCGCATCCTGGTCCACCAGGAGTACGGCAAGGGCTTCATGAAGAAGTGCCGCATTTCCCCAGACGCCTATATCCAAATGGCCCTGCAGTTGGCCTACTACCGCGATGCGGGACGCTTCTCGCTGACCTATGAGGCTTCCATGACGCGTCTCTTCCGCGAAGGCCGAACGGAGACAGTGCGTCCCTGCACCATTGAATCATCTGCCTGGGTTAAGGCTATGCAGAATCCAAACACTAGT AACGATGAGCGTGTGAAGATGATGCAGGCTGCTTGTGATCGCCACCAGCTGGGCTACCAGGATGCCATGTGCGGTCGTGGCATTGATAGGCATCTCTTCTGCCTGTATGTGGTGTCCAAGTACCTGGAGGTGGACTCTCCCTTCCTCAACGAGGTGCTCAGCGAACCCTGGCGCCTGTCCACTAGTCAGACCCCGCACGGCCAGACGCCGAAGATGGACCTGAAGAAGCACCCGAACTGCATCAGTGCCGGCGGTGGCTTCGGGCCAGTGGCTGATGATGGCTATGGTGTGTCGTACATCATTGCCGGCGAGAACCTCATCTTCTTCCACATCTCGGCGAAGACAACGTGCCAGCAAACG gatGTCCACCGATTCTCCCAGAACATCTCACAGGCTCTGGCCGATATCCGCACCATGTTCGAACAGCATATGAAGGACCATCCGAAGCCCGCCAAAAAACTCACAAACGGCTCCACATAA
- the whd gene encoding carnitine O-palmitoyltransferase 1, liver isoform isoform X1 — translation MAEAHAAVAFSFAITHEGFDINYDHEVLNLVWNSGVRSWKKRVARARNGVRNGVYPAHIQSLWLITAIALGLHFAGYQAPFNLTNRILEHLPSNTVNWQVTASFLAALVVWLSICFTMRYTLKLLLMYKGWMYESRAPGSRVSLPTMLWVAVVRVLSSWNKPGLYSFQGSLPRLPLPSVKDTMSRYLRSVRPLLDDDNYTRMERLAKEFEQTIGKKLQWYLILKSWWSTNYVSDWWEEYVYLRGRSPLCVNSNFYGTDAIFMNLTSIQAARAANVVSLLLNFRKLIEHQELQPIMVQGMIPLCSWQYERTFNTARVPGLETDRIVHYRDSNHIVVLHKGCYYKMLIYYKGRTLRPCELQVQIEEILKAKATPLSGEEHLAALTAWNRSKWAEARNTFFSRGANHVSLRTIESAAFVLSLDDEPFEFDLARPELLDNFGKKLLHGNGYNRWFDKCFTVCVGTNGRVGFNAEHTWSDAAIASHMWENLIIDDLQSDGYDESGNTKGTPEFQPPTPTRLNWDLTPCLTQIEEATIDVTKLINEVNLRILVHQEYGKGFMKKCRISPDAYIQMALQLAYYRDAGRFSLTYEASMTRLFREGRTETVRPCTIESSAWVKAMQNPNTSNDERVKMMQAACDRHQLGYQDAMCGRGIDRHLFCLYVVSKYLEVDSPFLNEVLSEPWRLSTSQTPHGQTPKMDLKKHPNCISAGGGFGPVADDGYGVSYIIAGENLIFFHISAKTTCQQTDVHRFSQNISQALADIRTMFEQHMKDHPKPAKKLTNGST, via the exons ATGGCTGAAGCCCATGCCGCCGTCGCCTTCTCCTTTGCCATCACCCACGAGGGCTTCGACATCAACTATGACCACGAGGTGCTCAACTTGGTGTGGAACTCGGGTGTGCGCTCCTGGAAAAAGCGTGTGGCCCGCGCACGG AACGGCGTGCGCAATGGTGTCTATCCGGCCCACATTCAGAGCCTTTGGCTGATTACGGCCATTGCCCTGGGCCTGCACTTCGCCGGCTATCAGGCACCCTTCAATCTCACCAACCGGATACTGGAACACCTGCCCTCCAACACGGTCAACTGGCAGGTGACCGCCTCTTTCCTGGCCGCCTTGGTGGTCTGGCTCTCCATTTGCTTCACCATGCGGTACACCCTGAAGCTCCTGCTTATGTACAAGGGCTGGATGTACGAGTCCAGAGCTCCCGGAAGCCGTGTCTCGTTGCCCACTATGTTGTGGGTGGCCGTGGTGCGGGTACTCTCCAGCTGGAACAAGCCAGGATTGTACAGTTTCCAGGGCTCCCTGCCTAGACTGCCACTGCCCTCGGTGAAGGACACGATGTCGCGGTATTTGCGCAGTGTCCGACCTCTTTTGGACGATGATAACTACACGCGAATGGAGCGCCTGGCCAAGGAGTTCGAGCAGACCATCGGCAAGAAGCTGCAGTGGTACCTCATCCTCAAGAGCTGGTGGTCCACCAACTACGTGTCCGATTGGTGGGAGGAGTACGTCTATCTGCGCGGTCGCAGTCCCCTCTGCGTCAATAGTAACTTCTATGGCACGGATGCTATTTTCATGAACCTCACCAGCATCCAGGCGGCTCGTGCGGCCAACGTGGTATCTCTTCTCCTTAACTTCCGGAAATTAATTGAACATCAAGAACTTCAGCCA atcATGGTCCAGGGCATGATCCCCCTCTGCTCCTGGCAATACGAGCGCACCTTCAACACTGCCCGTGTTCCTGGTCTGGAAACCGATCGCATTGTCCACTACCGTGACTCCAATCACATTGTTGTCCTCCACAAGGGTTGCTACTACAAGATGCTCATCTACTACAAGGGTCGCACCCTCCGTCCCTGTGAGCTGCAAGT TCAAATCGAGGAGATTCTGAAGGCAAAGGCCACTCCATTGTCGGGTGAGGAGCACCTGGCTGCCCTGACCGCCTGGAACCGATCCAAATGGGCCGAGGCCCGCAACACCTTCTTCTCGAGGGGCGCCAATCATGTGTCCCTGCGCACCATTGAGTCCGCCGCCTTTGTGCTCTCCCTGGACGACGAACCCTTCGAGTTCGACCTGGCCCGTCCAGAGCTGTTGGACAACTTTGGCAAGAAACTGCTCCACGGCAACGGCTACAATCGTTGGTTCGACAAGTGCTTCACCGTATGCGTGGGCACCAACGGACGCGTTGGCTTCAACGCCGAGCACACCTG gTCAGACGCTGCCATTGCCTCTCACATGTGGGAAAACCTGATCATCGATGACCTCCAGTCGGATGG ATATGACGAGTCTGGTAACACGAAGGGCACCCCTGAATTCCAGCCTCCCACTCCAACTCGCCTCAACTGGGATCTGACGCCCTGTCTGACCCAAATCGAGGAGGCCACCATCGACGTGACCAAGCTGATCAACGAGGTCAACCTGCGCATCCTGGTCCACCAGGAGTACGGCAAGGGCTTCATGAAGAAGTGCCGCATTTCCCCAGACGCCTATATCCAAATGGCCCTGCAGTTGGCCTACTACCGCGATGCGGGACGCTTCTCGCTGACCTATGAGGCTTCCATGACGCGTCTCTTCCGCGAAGGCCGAACGGAGACAGTGCGTCCCTGCACCATTGAATCATCTGCCTGGGTTAAGGCTATGCAGAATCCAAACACTAGT AACGATGAGCGTGTGAAGATGATGCAGGCTGCTTGTGATCGCCACCAGCTGGGCTACCAGGATGCCATGTGCGGTCGTGGCATTGATAGGCATCTCTTCTGCCTGTATGTGGTGTCCAAGTACCTGGAGGTGGACTCTCCCTTCCTCAACGAGGTGCTCAGCGAACCCTGGCGCCTGTCCACTAGTCAGACCCCGCACGGCCAGACGCCGAAGATGGACCTGAAGAAGCACCCGAACTGCATCAGTGCCGGCGGTGGCTTCGGGCCAGTGGCTGATGATGGCTATGGTGTGTCGTACATCATTGCCGGCGAGAACCTCATCTTCTTCCACATCTCGGCGAAGACAACGTGCCAGCAAACG gatGTCCACCGATTCTCCCAGAACATCTCACAGGCTCTGGCCGATATCCGCACCATGTTCGAACAGCATATGAAGGACCATCCGAAGCCCGCCAAAAAACTCACAAACGGCTCCACATAA
- the Caf1-105 gene encoding chromatin assembly factor 1 subunit B, which translates to MKCKIPEISWHNRDPVLSVDIQQNGQGLRDPTICRLASGGTDAHVLIWYVNRAKDDGGEGVDLELAVDLSRHQRAVNTVRWSPNGELLASGDDESVVFIWKQKADHEVINIVDEDGQSEQDKEVWTTLKVLRGHREDIYDLSWSPNSLFLVTGSVDNTAMMWDVYKGKSLAILDDHKGYVQGVAWDPCNQYIATMSTDRQMRIFDVNTKRVLHRVSKCAFPVKEDHEMHGRGIRLYHDGTLQTFFRRLCFTPDGKILLTPAGITDYDGVMKPLNTTYGFSRYDLSHPAFVLPFPNEYAVAVRCSPVLYRLRPYNAEKNPPVISLPYRMIYAVATKNSVFFYDTQQSVPFAIVSNIHYTRLTDLTWSSDGNVLIVSSTDGFCSLLTFEPDELGEQYEEMEAVLSATLKSSENVAPPTKKKKQKVRKPSSDELPRRPLQDKTKSNQKDRKTAAGSELKEEGETDLDAENDSSMHSASSGSSSNSPKTEKTQIKPTPIAFRRSPRKVTPTPIATRRSPRKTEPEEVKGNGQKPTPIAIRRSPRKVEDAPAVVPSSPATLKRKISTEAEPSPLAGGVIVVLDKEIISSEEKFESPEKKCRPATPIQVRRQPRTPGSASSFNLTPKSQSAKQATPIAVRRTPRVLVEMPVNSPVVPVEEAMDAWPLEDGVSPLPSSQKDSQDPPQPEVKEKKESKSVPLEVSEATCERTEDIRLVYEDTQEEQAASTPSKPTASKPSSPNNKTPRRVSLRTISTPKSKKKLLE; encoded by the exons ATGAAGTGCAAGATACCTGAGATCTCGTGGCACAACCGCGATCCTGTTCTAAGCGTGGACATTCAGCAGAACGGCCAAGGTCTGCGGGATCCCACCATCTGTCGACTGGCCTCGGGCGGGACCGATGCTCACGTCCTCATCTGGTATGTGAACCGAGCCAAGGACGATGGGGGTGAGGGGGTGGACCTGGAGCTGGCCGTCGATCTTTCTCGGCATCAGCGGGCGGTCAACACAGTGCGCTGGTCGCCAAACGGCGAACTGCTGGCCTCCGGCGacgacgaaagtgtggtcttTATTTGGAAACAGAAGGCTGACCATGAAGTGATCAATATTGTGGATGAGGACGGGCAGAGCGAACAGGATAAGGAGGTGTGGACGACTCTGAAGGTGCTACGCGGCCACCGCGAGGATATCTATGATCTTAGCTGGTCGCCCAATTCGCTGTTCTTGGTTACCGGATCGGTGGACAACACGGCTATGATGTGGGACGTGTACAAGGGCAAGTCGTTGGCCATTCTGGACGATCATAAGGGCTATGTGCAGGGCGTCGCCTGGGATCCGTGCAATCAATACATTGCCACCATGAGCACAGATAG GCAAATGCGCATCTTCGATGTCAATACCAAGCGGGTACTGCACCGGGTCAGCAAGTGTGCATTTCCTGTGAAGGAGGATCACGAGATGCACGGCAGGGGCATCCGGCTGTACCACGACGGAACCCTGCAGACCTTTTTCCGCCGATTGTGCTTTACTCCTGATGGCAAGATCCTGCTCACGCCCGCCGGCATCACCGACTACGACGGAGTGATGAAACCGCTGAACACCACATACGGATTTAGTCGCTACGATCTGTCCCATCCCGCTTTTGTGCTGCCCTTTCCCAACGAGTATGCCGTGGCCGTGCGCTGTTCGCCGGTTCTGTACCGTCTGAGACCGTACAACGCCGAGAAGAACCCTCCTGTCATCTCCCTGCCCTACCGAATGATCTATGCCGTGGCCACCAAGAACTCCGTGTTCTTTTACGACACCCAGCAATCGGTGCCGTTTGCTATTGTCTCCAATATCCACTATACGCGTCTAACAGATCTCACCTGGTCAAGTGACGGGAACGTGTTGATTGTCTCCAGCACCGACGGTTTTTGTTCGCTGTTGACCTTCGAACCGGATGAACTGGGCGAGCAGTACGAGGAGATGGAGGCAGTGCTGAGTGCTACTCTAAAGTCTTCGGAGAACGTGGCGCCTCCgacaaagaaaaagaagcaaaagGTCCGGAAACCGTCATCTGACGAACTGCCACGACGGCCACTGCAGGACAAGACCAAGTCGAATCAAAAGGACAGAAAGACAGCCGCCGGCTCGGAGCTCAAGGAGGAGGGTGAGACAGATCTGGATGCTGAAAATGACTCGTCAATGCACAGCGCCAGCTCTGGATCCAGCTCTAACAGTCCGAAAACTGAGAAAACTCAGATCAAGCCCACGCCCATCGCCTTCCGGCGGTCGCCCCGAAAAGTGACACCCACACCAATTGCCACACGCCGTTCCCCACGGAAGACGGAACCGGAAGAAGTCAAAGGCAATGGTCAAAAGCCCACGCCTATTGCAATTCGTCGGTCGCCTCGCAAGGTAGAGGATGCGCCTGCTGTTGTTCCATCATCACCTGCTACCCTCAAGCGCAAGATCAGCACGGAGGCGGAGCCTTCACCGCTGGCAGGGGGAGTCATTGTGGTGCTGGACAAGGAGATCATCAGCTCGGAGGAGAAGTTCGAGTCGCCGGAGAAGAAATGCCGCCCGGCCACACCCATTCAGGTGCGTCGCCAGCCACGCACACCCGGCAGCGCAAGCAGCTTCAACCTCACACCGAAAAGCCAATCTGCCAAACAAGCCACGCCCATTGCTGTGAGGAGAACTCCACGGGTTCTCGTGGAGATGCCGGTCAACTCGCCCGTGGTTCCCGTAGAGGAGGCCATGGACGCTTGGCCCTTAGAGGATGGCGTCTCTCCGCTGCCGTCTTCGCAAAAGGACTCCCAGGATCCACCTCAGCCAGAGGTCAAGGAGAAGAAAGAGTCGAAGTCAGTGCCTTTGGAGGTCAGCGAGGCGACGTGTGAACGCACCGAGGACATTCGCCTCGTCTACGAGGATACGCAGGAGGAGCAGGCGGCCAGCACGCCATCCAAGCCCACCGCCTCGAAGCCGTCCTCGCCCAACAACAAAACTCCGCGACGCGTCTCCTTGCGCACAATTTCCACACCGAAATCAAAAAAGAAATTGTTAGAGTAG